The Metallibacterium scheffleri region CGCTGGCGATACGGCGCAAGGCTTCGACATTGGGCGCATCGTTGAACAGCACGTCGCCGCCGCCGTTGACCTGCAGATCAATGAAGCCTGGTGCGAGCACCAGGCCATCCAGGTCAATCAGCTCGCAGTCGTGCAGGGATTGCTCGGCGCGCGTTACATCGACGATGGCATCGCCTTGCAGGCGCACGCTCAGACCTGTTTCGAGACCGCGCGGGGTGAGCACGCGCGCATTGATCAGCGCCTGCATGTCAGAGCGTCTCCGTGACTTTTTTCAAATGCGGCGGCAGGTCAGGGTTATGGCCGCGACGGAGCGCCAGGGCATTGGCGGCGCGATAGAAACTGACGATCTCCGCAACCGGCGTGCAGGCTGGATGTGGCGCCGTGGGCACCGCAAGATGGTCGCGTCCGCTGCCTGCAGGTGAAGCGACCCAGACCTGCGCGCCGCGCGCGCGAAACTCCGCGACCAATTCCAGCGTGCTGGCCAGGCTCTCATCCTGCTGCGTGAAAGCCAGCACCGGAAAACCGGGCCCAACCAGAGCCATGGGACCGTGGCGAACTTCTGCGGTACTGAATGCCTCGGCGTGGATGCCGCAGGTCTCCTTGAGCTTGAGTGCTGCCTCGAGTGCGACGCCAAAGCCTAGGCCACGCCCGAGCACGAACAAGTTGCGCGATTCCGTCAGTCCTGCGCTCAATGCCGACCAGTCGGCGCGCCATGCAGCGTGCAGCAATTCCGGGAGCGCGCTGACCGCATGCGCCAGCCCCGCGTCGTGTTTCCAGCGTGCGACCAGATCCAGGATGGCCGCCAACGCGCAGACATAGCTCTTGGTCGCAGCCACGCTGGCTTCGGTTCCCGCGTGCAGCGGAATGACGACTTCGGCGACTGCCGCGAGCGGCGAGCCTTCGGCATTGACCATCGCCACCACGAATGCGCCAGCGGCGCGCGCGGCGCTGGCGCTGCGTATCAGATCGGGGCTGCGTCCTGATTGCGAGATGGCAAGATAGAGCGCGCCGGCAAGGTGTGGCGTGCTGGCGTAGAGACTGGCAATCGACGGCGACGCCGAGGCGGTGACCACGCCCAGTTGCATCTCGATGGCATATTTGGCGAACGTCGCGGCGTGATCGGAACTGCCACGCGCGCAGGTCACCACGAATGCGGGCGGAACCGCGCGCAGCCGTGCAGCCAGCTGATCCACTACCGTGGCGTTGCGATCCAGCATGCGCGCGATGGCATCGGAAGCCTCGGCCGCTTCCATGAACATATGGGTTGGCGGCGACGCTGCAGATTTGATGTTGTCGAGTTGTGGGTTCATGTTGGATCCTTGGCGGCAACGTGCGCAATGGGGTTTCACCTGATCGCCGCGCGTGGCGGAATCCGCGCAAGATCCGTCCACGCGCAGCCACGGTGCGCACGATGCTTGTGGAGATCCGCAGTGAGGTGAACTGGATGGTTGAAACGTATGCCGCGCGACACAGCGGCCGAGCCGCAGCTCAGGTTGCCGCGGCGGTGATCCGTGCAGGCGCCGTGGAGCCGCGCACGACCAGAACCGGACTGAACCCAGGATTCTTCGGCGCTTTGATGCCCCGTGTCTGAGCATCCGCGACCTGCAGATTCGCCAGCAACAGAAGCGCCGCTTGACGGGCGATATCCTCGGTCGCTTGGTTGGCCGTGGTCAGCGCAGGCCAGGATTGCCTTGAGAACGGGCTGTCTTCGAAGCCCGCGATGGACAACTCGAACGGCACTTCCATTCCGCTGGATTTGGCCGCCGCCAGAACGCCCGCCGCGATCTCGTCGTTGGAGCCGAAGATCGCCGTCGGCCGGTCGCGCAGCGCCAGCAATTTGCGCGCGCCGCGGAATCCGTCGTCGAATGAATAATCGCCAGGGATCACCAGCTTTCGATCCAGTGGCAACCCGTAGTCCTTCAGCGCGCTCTCGTAGCCGAGGTAGCGCTCGGAACTGGACCGATGCGACGTTCCGCCCCAGATGAAGCCGATGCGTTGATGGCCGAGCTGGATCAGATGCTTGGTAATGTCGTAGGCCGCGTCGCGATCGTCCACATACACGCAGGGATAGCCATCCTGAGGATCGGCGGCAGCCGAAATGATGCGTACGAAATGGATGTCGTGCGCGGCCAGCGCGTTGACCAGTTCGGGGCGCTCGGACATCGGTGGCGCCAGCACCAGCCCAGCGAGGCGGGAGTGCCGCACCAGGTCGAGCAATTCCTCCAGCAGCGTGGGCGAGGCCGAGTCGCAAGGGTGGATCTGCAAGCCGAAACCCGCTTCGCGACAGGCTGATAGCACGCCGTTCTGTGCGCTGATGATGTAGTAGGGGTTCGGATTGTCGTAGACCAGGCCCATCGCATGGGCGCGCGCGCTGCGCAGATTGCGCGCCGCAATGTTGGGCTGATAGTTCAAATCGCTGATCGCGCGCAGTACGCGCTCTTGTGTCGCGGCGAGCACGGATGCTTCGCGGTTGATGACGCGCGACACCGTCTTGACGGAAACCTTGGCGCGTTCGGCGACGTCGCGGATCGTGGGATTGCGCAAGCGCTGGGCTCGGATTCGTTGGGGCTTGCGATTGGCAAGCAGTCATGCTCATCAGAATAGTAAGTGAGACAGCATGACAATGCGACCATGCGGCACGCGGTCGCAGCAGACAGTGAATCCTCATTGCGTTTCCATGGTGCCCGCACTGTCGTGCGTATCCAGCCCGACGCGGTGGCCATACAGCGAGTAGTACAGGATATACAGGTAGCACGGAGCCATCAGCGCGAGAAACACCAGCTGGAAGTTGAAGTACTGCATCAGATGCGCAAACAGCTGCGGCAGTACCGCGCCGCCGGCGATTGCCATGATCATGAATGCTGAGCCACGCTCGGTCAGATGGCCAAGGCCCTTGATGGCCAGCGGAAATATGGCTGGCCACATCATTGCGTTGGCAAAGCCCAGCGCTGCGACGAAACCAACCGATACGTAGCTGTGCGTCACATAAGCGCCGATGACCAGCAGCACACCGAGCACGGCTGACCAACTCATGTAGCGTTGTTGCGAGATGAATCGCGGCGTCGCGATCATCCCCACGAGATAGCCGACCAGCATGGCGGTCAGGGTGAGGGAAGTGAAGAAACGGGTCTGCTCAAGCGGCAAATGGAAACTCAGCCCGTAGGTGCCGATGGCATCCCCGGCCATCAC contains the following coding sequences:
- a CDS encoding SIS domain-containing protein — protein: MNPQLDNIKSAASPPTHMFMEAAEASDAIARMLDRNATVVDQLAARLRAVPPAFVVTCARGSSDHAATFAKYAIEMQLGVVTASASPSIASLYASTPHLAGALYLAISQSGRSPDLIRSASAARAAGAFVVAMVNAEGSPLAAVAEVVIPLHAGTEASVAATKSYVCALAAILDLVARWKHDAGLAHAVSALPELLHAAWRADWSALSAGLTESRNLFVLGRGLGFGVALEAALKLKETCGIHAEAFSTAEVRHGPMALVGPGFPVLAFTQQDESLASTLELVAEFRARGAQVWVASPAGSGRDHLAVPTAPHPACTPVAEIVSFYRAANALALRRGHNPDLPPHLKKVTETL
- a CDS encoding LacI family DNA-binding transcriptional regulator → MRNPTIRDVAERAKVSVKTVSRVINREASVLAATQERVLRAISDLNYQPNIAARNLRSARAHAMGLVYDNPNPYYIISAQNGVLSACREAGFGLQIHPCDSASPTLLEELLDLVRHSRLAGLVLAPPMSERPELVNALAAHDIHFVRIISAAADPQDGYPCVYVDDRDAAYDITKHLIQLGHQRIGFIWGGTSHRSSSERYLGYESALKDYGLPLDRKLVIPGDYSFDDGFRGARKLLALRDRPTAIFGSNDEIAAGVLAAAKSSGMEVPFELSIAGFEDSPFSRQSWPALTTANQATEDIARQAALLLLANLQVADAQTRGIKAPKNPGFSPVLVVRGSTAPARITAAAT